In the genome of Kitasatospora cathayae, one region contains:
- a CDS encoding dihydrolipoamide acetyltransferase family protein → MTTEVRSLREFKMPDVGEGLTEAEILSWYVKPGDTVTDGQVVCEVETAKAAVELPIPFNGVVEQLFFPEGATVDVGTVIISVAVAGEAGAAPAAAPAPAAAAVPAAPAPAAEAEPERREVLVGYGPRTGTAQRRARRTTTTTATATAPKPAPVAPAPVAPAPVAPVAEVPVGARPLAKPPVRKLAKDLGIDLRVVTPTGPDGVITREDLHAYAAAQAAPAAPAVEPVVVEAAEAAVAPAPVLGAGDVRVPIKGVRKATAQAMVASAFTAPHVTEFVQVDVTRTMKFVRKLKESGELGRDVRVSPLLLVAKALLVAIKRHPEINAQWDEAAQEIVVKGQVNLGIAAATPRGLIVPNIKDAGSKTLAGLATSLGELVETARQGKTSPADMQGGTVTITNVGVFGVDTGTPILNPGEAAILAFGAVRELPWVHKGKVVPRQVTTLALSFDHRLVDGELGSKVLADIAGLLEFPKRLITWG, encoded by the coding sequence ATGACCACCGAAGTTCGCTCGCTCCGCGAGTTCAAGATGCCCGACGTGGGCGAGGGCCTCACCGAGGCCGAGATCCTCAGCTGGTACGTCAAGCCCGGTGACACCGTCACCGACGGGCAGGTCGTGTGCGAGGTGGAGACCGCCAAGGCGGCGGTGGAGCTGCCGATCCCGTTCAACGGGGTCGTCGAGCAGCTCTTCTTCCCCGAGGGCGCGACGGTCGACGTCGGCACCGTGATCATCTCGGTGGCGGTGGCCGGGGAGGCGGGGGCCGCTCCGGCCGCCGCGCCGGCGCCCGCCGCTGCCGCCGTCCCTGCCGCTCCGGCGCCGGCCGCCGAGGCCGAGCCGGAGCGCCGGGAGGTGCTGGTCGGCTACGGCCCGCGCACCGGCACCGCCCAGCGCCGGGCCCGGCGGACGACCACCACCACGGCGACGGCCACCGCGCCGAAGCCCGCTCCGGTCGCCCCGGCCCCGGTGGCTCCGGCCCCGGTCGCCCCGGTGGCCGAAGTGCCGGTCGGCGCACGGCCGTTGGCCAAGCCGCCGGTGCGCAAGCTGGCCAAGGACCTCGGCATCGACCTGCGGGTCGTCACCCCGACCGGCCCGGACGGCGTGATCACCCGCGAGGACCTGCACGCCTACGCCGCGGCCCAGGCCGCTCCGGCGGCCCCGGCCGTCGAGCCGGTCGTGGTCGAGGCGGCCGAGGCCGCCGTGGCCCCGGCGCCGGTGCTCGGCGCGGGCGACGTCCGGGTGCCGATCAAGGGCGTCCGCAAGGCGACCGCCCAGGCGATGGTGGCCTCGGCCTTCACCGCCCCGCACGTCACCGAGTTCGTCCAGGTCGACGTGACCCGCACGATGAAGTTCGTCCGCAAGCTCAAGGAGAGCGGCGAGCTGGGCCGGGACGTCCGGGTCAGCCCGCTGCTGCTGGTCGCCAAGGCGCTGCTGGTGGCGATCAAGCGCCACCCGGAGATCAACGCCCAGTGGGACGAGGCGGCCCAGGAGATCGTGGTCAAGGGCCAGGTGAACCTCGGCATCGCCGCGGCCACCCCGCGCGGCCTGATCGTCCCGAACATCAAGGACGCCGGGTCCAAGACCCTTGCCGGCCTGGCCACTTCGCTCGGCGAGCTGGTCGAGACCGCGCGCCAGGGCAAGACCTCGCCGGCCGACATGCAGGGCGGCACGGTCACCATCACCAACGTCGGCGTCTTCGGCGTCGACACCGGCACCCCGATCCTCAACCCCGGCGAGGCGGCCATCCTGGCCTTCGGCGCGGTCCGGGAGCTGCCGTGGGTGCACAAGGGCAAGGTGGTCCCGCGCCAGGTGACCACGCTCGCGCTCTCCTTCGACCACCGGCTGGTGGACGGGGAGTTGGGCTCCAAGGTGCTGGCCGACATCGCCGGTCTGCTGGAGTTCCCGAAGCGCCTGATCACCTGGGGCTGA
- a CDS encoding benzoate/H(+) symporter BenE family transporter, with amino-acid sequence MTDELTIRPEKTAVEGGERRSLRGDVSAPALLAGLVCVAVSFSGPLVVVLAAAAAGRLDAAHTASWIWAVAIGSGVSGFALSWWTRTPVVTAWSTPGAALLVTSLGDYPYREAIGAFLVSAAVVTLFGVTGWFGRLIAAVPVGIVNAMLAGILFSFGAGIFGAVHSAPVLVVGSFAAFLLAKRYAPRYAVPVALLVGGVLAALTVGLPLHPGAGGPTVPVLTAPAFSWSAVVGLALPLTIVVLASQNAPGLGVMRAFGYRADDRLLIGSTGAMSLLMAPFGSPGVNLAAITAAICSGPEAHPDPRRRYVAGMSSGAGYVLVGSFGGVLVSLFTGLPKELIAVIAGVALLASLQGSLAAAVAEERGRDAAVVTFLASASGMSLFGIGSAFWGLLFGLGTHLLLDLGKRPRGGRED; translated from the coding sequence ATGACGGATGAACTGACGATCAGACCGGAGAAGACGGCGGTCGAGGGCGGGGAACGTCGGTCGCTGCGGGGGGACGTGTCGGCGCCGGCGCTGCTGGCGGGGCTGGTCTGCGTCGCGGTGTCCTTCTCCGGGCCGCTGGTGGTGGTGCTCGCGGCGGCCGCCGCCGGGCGGCTGGACGCGGCGCACACCGCGTCCTGGATCTGGGCGGTGGCGATCGGCAGCGGGGTGAGCGGCTTCGCGCTCAGCTGGTGGACCCGGACGCCGGTGGTCACCGCCTGGTCCACCCCGGGGGCCGCACTGCTGGTGACCAGCCTGGGCGACTACCCGTACCGGGAGGCGATCGGGGCGTTCCTGGTGAGCGCGGCGGTGGTGACGCTGTTCGGGGTGACCGGCTGGTTCGGCCGGCTGATCGCGGCGGTGCCGGTGGGGATCGTGAACGCGATGCTGGCGGGCATCCTGTTCTCCTTCGGCGCCGGGATCTTCGGCGCGGTGCACAGCGCGCCGGTGCTGGTGGTGGGCAGCTTCGCGGCCTTCCTGCTGGCCAAGCGGTACGCGCCCCGGTACGCCGTGCCGGTCGCACTGCTGGTCGGCGGGGTGCTGGCGGCGCTCACCGTCGGGCTGCCGCTGCACCCGGGCGCGGGCGGGCCGACCGTGCCGGTGCTGACGGCGCCGGCCTTCTCCTGGTCCGCGGTGGTGGGGCTGGCGCTGCCGCTCACCATCGTCGTACTGGCCTCGCAGAACGCCCCGGGCCTCGGGGTGATGCGGGCCTTCGGCTACCGGGCGGACGACCGGCTGCTGATCGGCTCCACCGGCGCGATGTCGCTGCTGATGGCGCCGTTCGGCTCGCCCGGGGTGAACCTGGCCGCGATCACCGCGGCGATCTGCTCGGGCCCGGAGGCCCACCCGGACCCGCGCCGCCGGTACGTCGCGGGGATGTCCTCGGGCGCGGGGTACGTGCTGGTGGGCAGCTTCGGCGGGGTGCTGGTGAGCCTGTTCACCGGGCTGCCGAAGGAGCTGATCGCGGTGATCGCCGGGGTCGCGCTGCTGGCCTCGCTGCAGGGCAGCCTGGCGGCGGCGGTCGCCGAGGAGCGCGGGCGGGACGCGGCGGTGGTGACCTTCCTGGCGAGCGCCTCGGGGATGAGCCTGTTCGGCA